A genomic region of Alnus glutinosa chromosome 11, dhAlnGlut1.1, whole genome shotgun sequence contains the following coding sequences:
- the LOC133881983 gene encoding uncharacterized protein LOC133881983 translates to MILLPPNLFHVQIQRHKARSAEFTTKMEALLYQFTLLSNQALQDKSFDPSTIEDLMKLFEIDAYKSWAAMELEQQKEVEEADAAMQQAERYLDSAMESAMDEFRRFEEEMETLSKTEPNSLEETAERARKMGNSMEKTAAIASKRYMETAMNSATASMKAAWKGIASKKVHPS, encoded by the coding sequence ATGATTCTCCTCCCACCGAACCTTTTTCATGTACAGATACAGAGACACAAAGCCAGATCTGCAGAATTCACAACAAAAATGGAAGCTCTCCTCTACCAATTCACCCTCCTTTCAAACCAAGCGTTGCAAGACAAAAGCTTCGATCCATCCACCATCGAAGACCTGATGAAGCTCTTCGAGATCGACGCGTACAAGTCATGGGCGGCCATGGAGCTCGAACAGCAAAAGGAAGTCGAAGAAGCCGACGCCGCCATGCAACAAGCCGAGCGCTACCTTGACTCGGCCATGGAAAGCGCCATGGATGAGTTCAGACGCTTTGAGGAGGAGATGGAAACGTTGTCCAAGACCGAGCCCAACAGCTTGGAGGAAACTGCCGAGCGCGCTAGGAAGATGGGCAACTCCATGGAAAAGACGGCGGCTATTGCTTCCAAGAGATATATGGAGACGGCAATGAATTCTGCCACTGCGTCCATGAAAGCGGCTTGGAAGGGAATTGCATCGAAGAAGGTTCATCCTTCTTAA